taacccttGCTTCCCCTCCAGGTTTTGTGCTGTACAGAGGTGTGGCCCGGCACACCTTTGGCCTGGTGCAGAGCAaactcttccccttctacttCTACGTAACGCTGGCGTGTGCTTTCCTCAACCTCAGCATCTTTGTCATGTACCACCCACGAGAACAGCTTACCCAGGGGGAGGCCGGCCAGGTACCCAGGAGAGAAGGGGTTGTGggactgggaaatggggagggccTAAAATGACCAGCTTCTTTCTGCTTAGATTTTTGTGTGGAGGTCCAGCCGGCTGTTGCCCAAGAACAGCTGTCCCTTTAAAAGTCACAACCAAATGTAGCCAGTGCTTGGGCTCATGGCTGTGTGCCAGGAAGGGCTTGGCGTTCTAGACAACATAGTTCAGGCTGATTTctgacttttttcccccctcccctattCACTGCATATTGTCACCAAATCCCCATGAGTAGGGAGTTCCTGGTTGAAGAACCTGCCTAGCTGGGGATTTGGGTGCCCTGAGAAGAGCTCAGTCACTCTCCCCTGGGAGAGCAGAAGTCCCAGCCAAATACATTCTCTGTGCTCAGCAGGGTTGGACCTGTGTTGTGCATTGTCGTATATTCCCTTCAGCCCTTTGAATTTAATGCACTGGACTCTCTACAGTACTGCTTCTACTTACCCAGTACTACTGCCCCTGGGTGGTGGGAGGGATGTCTCCATAGTGCTTTTTTCCCCAGGTGAAAGAAATAACTAGGGATGGGTGACCCAGGATTTTGTGACACCAGGTTTGCTGGCAGACCAAGCAATCTCTCAGCCAGCTTTCATAttcagtttttattatttttccctaTTTGCTTCTTGGATCTATGCCTGTTCGGACCTACTGTCACTGCCCTAGAGTCAACAGCAGAAATgtaggcagaaggaaggagatgatgacagtaataataataataatggtgataatatttgttaagtgcttactatgtgcctagtactgttttaagctctggggtagatgcaagataattaggctggacacacgtggagctcacagtctaagggagagagagaacaggtattccctcatttgacagatgaggaaacaggcccagtgaagagatttgcccaaggtcatacagcagggaagcggcagagctgggattagaacccaggtcctctgattccgcagcctgggctctttccactgggccaccctgctcctgGATACAGAGCCAGTAGTACATGGCCATGGAAGATGGTAGAGGGTCTGCAGAAACCCACTCCAGGTCACCGATTGGCTGAAAGCCAGGTTCCTCTGTCTTTAAAAGTGGCATAATTTGTTTGAAATCCTGAACgtatttctttcccctctctcctgccttcccaGTTACCACTACTGGTTCCCCTGTGGTTTGTAGGTTGTGTTGAAACTGAGAGCTTCCCCTCTCAGTACCCTGGTATGGAAGCGTGTGGGTCTTGGCTGCCTTTTGAATTGTGACTGACCTTGAGTAACTGggcgtgtctctctctgtctctctttctctctcctcagctctccctcttctttgTTTGCCTGGTGCTGTCAGCTCTGAATGCCCAGTGGCTCTCAGGCTCCACCACGGAGGCCATGTGGAAGATGCAGGCAGtggagaaggagcacgggctggggcaggaagtgggccTGAGCAGCAATCAGGGGGCCTACAAACAGCTGCGGGAGAAGGACCCCAAGTACCGGGCTCTGCGGCAGAAGTTCTTCCGCTACCatggcctctcctccctctgcaatcTTGTCTGCCTGATCTGCAATGGGGTCTGCCTGGCCTGCCTGGCCCTGCGACTTGACAGCCTGTAGGCCGGAGGCTGGAGCTGGCAGGCAGCCTTTCACATAAGGCCACGTGAGCCCCAGCTCCTCTGTCCTTACTACGTACCCTGCTGCCCTCCTTGATGGGCagagaatgaatgaaaccagAATCTTTATCCCTCAGCCTCAGTCCTGCCCGTCTATAGGACTGAGGTGTCTGAGACCCAACCTCTTCTTTCCAGGGCCGGACTTCGGCTTCTCTTCCTGACTTACTGGTGGTCGGGAAGGGTGGATGCCGGGGGTGCCACAGAATCGTGATTCTGGGCCCAGGGATGCTGCCTTCTCTTTCAGTTGGGGCCAATCTTCTGTCTTTTTGTAGGCACACCCTATTAAGCTCCCCCGCATTTCAGGCCTAATCTCCTGAACTGACTTTCCCTGCCCTATCTTGTTCATCTCCTTTGCATGGCTTTTAGAccactgtggggtgggaaggaagtGTCTACTTCCTGATCCTGCTGTGGGTAGGCTTTTAAAACAAGACCCTTTTTTGTACAGTCTGCCACTGCTCCCCCGAAATGATTAAAGTGATTTCTTAAGAGTGCCATCTGTGGTGGGGTTGCTGTGAATACTGTTTCTCGTCTCACCCCATAACCCTGTTTAGGTGTGGCCTTTAGAACCCCTGCTTCTTGTACAAACTCCCCTTAATCCTTGATCTGTATCTGCCCCGCTCACTCCTCGTggccatcaccaagacctggctCTTGCTTGATGATGCtgactcttccccccatcccaaaacaaacacacacacacacgcccctcccacccactctcTGGGAAGGGTTGGCATGGGGAAGAGTTGGCCTCCGCACCGTCGCATCCCCTTTGttcctcatcttctctttctTCGAAGCCCATGtcctccacctctaccacccactacaACCATTAGTTACAACCTTTATTaagagtgctgggatagattcaagattattagattggacataaTTCACAGTGAGCCACATTCTatggtctccccattttacaaaggaggaaacaggctcagagaggtaaagatcacaagatcacacagcaggtcagtagcaCGGC
This sequence is a window from Ornithorhynchus anatinus isolate Pmale09 chromosome X2, mOrnAna1.pri.v4, whole genome shotgun sequence. Protein-coding genes within it:
- the TMEM205 gene encoding transmembrane protein 205, encoding MEGEPGSMAKVAQVLILSLTWGTQIWVTFISGFVLYRGVARHTFGLVQSKLFPFYFYVTLACAFLNLSIFVMYHPREQLTQGEAGQLSLFFVCLVLSALNAQWLSGSTTEAMWKMQAVEKEHGLGQEVGLSSNQGAYKQLREKDPKYRALRQKFFRYHGLSSLCNLVCLICNGVCLACLALRLDSL